A stretch of the Actinoalloteichus fjordicus genome encodes the following:
- a CDS encoding sodium:proton antiporter gives MTLAITIGALIAGAVFLMLQRGMVRIVLGFVLLGHGVNLLLMSAGGTSRRDQPLLSFGSPEAAADPLPQAFVLTAIVIAFSITIYMLTLAATGSDDDTEDAS, from the coding sequence ATGACGCTCGCGATCACGATCGGCGCCTTGATCGCCGGTGCGGTCTTCCTGATGCTGCAACGCGGCATGGTCCGCATCGTGCTGGGCTTCGTGCTTCTCGGACACGGGGTGAACCTGTTGCTGATGTCGGCAGGCGGCACGTCTCGGCGTGACCAGCCGCTGCTGTCCTTCGGCTCGCCGGAGGCTGCGGCGGATCCGCTCCCACAGGCATTCGTGTTGACCGCGATCGTGATCGCCTTCTCGATCACGATCTACATGCTGACTCTCGCCGCCACCGGCAGCGACGACGACACCGAGGACGCCTCATGA